In the genome of uncultured Pseudomonas sp., the window CTTGGATCACGTACTTAGCTTCGATGTCCAGTTCGTGCTCTTTTGCATCGACACCGCTACCAACATCAATATTGTCACCGGTGATATAGCGGGTCATGAAGCTCAGGCCCGGAATACCGTAGGTAGCCATGTTGATGTCGTAACGAGCCTGCCAGGAACGCTCGTCCTTACCGATAAAGTCAGAGTACTGAACAGAGTTAGCTGTCCAAATAGTGCCGTTACCGTCAATGCCGTAGTTGTAACCGGTATCGCCGGAGGAGCGCTGGTGGGCGAGGGTGAATTTATGCGCGCCCAGCGAATAAGCTGCAGCCAAGCTCCAGAGTTTGTTGTCCAGAGCGCCAGCCAGCTTACGGCCGTCATCATTTGACTTGTAGTAGTTGAAGTCAAAATTCAGACCCTGATCATCTGCCAGTGGCAGGTTGTAGTTCAGGTTGACATATTTTTTCTTCCAGAAATCTTCAACGTCGGATGCATGGATTGCACCGCTGAAGTTGTCAGTGAAGCTGTAACTTGCACCAACGATGTTGGCAGACTTAAGGGTGTGACCCTTCTGTGTGTTGCTGTCACGGCCGGTGGCGGTTTGGCTGCTGATGGCTGTGAAGCGGCCAGCAGTCAGTTCCAGACCTTCGATCTCATTACTGGTCAGCAGGGTGCCGGTAGCAACTTCTGGCAGGATACGGCTGTCATCGGTGGAAAACACTGGGCTGCCAACAAACTGGTTGCCATATTTCAAGACGGTATCAGAAACGCGGAACTTGATAGCGCCGCCAACTTCGGTCTGAGTGTCATCACCGCGACCGCTGTCAGTTTGTGCAAATTGGCCTGAGCCGTAACGACCACGACCGCTGTCCAGCTTAATGCTGCTCAAGCTATGCGCGTCAAAGCCAACGCCCACAGTACCTTGAGTGAAGCCGGATTCGGCCAGCAGACGAATGCCTAGGCCAAACTCTTCGCGATAGCCGTTTTTGTAGCGATCAGAATCGTTATTAGTTTTGCCGTCGCCATCGGAGTCGACAGTCAAATCGTCGTCAATTCCAATGTTGCCAGCGCCGTTGCGGAAGTCGCGATTGTGATACAGCGCGCGATTGAAGATATTGAAGCTGCTGTCTTCAACAAAGCCCTTGGATTCGGACTGGCTGGACGCCACGGCCATTTGGGTGGTGCCCGCTGCTACTGCGAGGGCGATTACGCTCCACTTCATCACTTGCATCGTGATTGCTCCTTTGGTTTAGAAAAGTTGCGTCGCCCGGCTGTTTGTTATAGGGCGACTCTTTCTTTTTGTGTCGGCGGTAACTTATAGCACGCTGCCTTTATTGGCGATAGTTGCAATCTATTCACCACGATTTCTTCACGCTCGTGTCGCAACGTTTATGAGTCATGTCGCATTTCTGTAGATGCTGCTGGCGTGCTTGAAGTCATTGCTGACGGTTTTTGCGCTTGCACAAGGCTTGATTTCGGCAGCCCGGCGGCTCAGTGCGATTCGTCATGGGTCACTTAAGCAATAATCGTGCGCAAAAAACTATTGAGCGCGTTTTCTGGGCTTGAGATGAGCAGGCTGTCTGTGGTTTTTTGGGTTGTGTAGTTGTTTGTTCGTGTTTTTTTAGGTTTTTCTTCTATTTTTCTTATGTTGTGAAGGGATTTTTATTAGTGATTTTTGCTGGTTTTTCAGAAGGTTGCAGTCGTAGTGGTGCATGCATGGCATGTGGCGGCTATGTAGGGATTACCGAAGGGAACAGTTTTAGTGCGCGGTATGGGGGAGTTGGTCGGGCGCCCTTTTATAGTGCGCTATGGTAAGGGGTGGGTCGTGGGTGCTGAGTTCGCTGCTTCGGCGTATCCTGCATCGCCGATTTTTTCGGGCTCAAGTTCTCGTGGCGAGGCTGGGATGTGCGGGCTTTTGCTCGGCCTATTCGGTTTTTGTCAAGGCAAGTGAGTCGGTTTGTATTAACGGGGGGAATAGTTATGTTTGTTCTGGATTCGCGGTTGCAGCAGGACACGGTTGTATTGGGTGACTACCCGTTGTGCCGCCTGTTGCTGATGAACGATGCGCAGTACCCCTGGTTTATCCTGGTGCCTCGTCGTGAGGCTGTGAGTGAGCTATTCCAGCTGGATGCAGCGGATCAGTTGCAGCTCTGGCAGGAGACCAACGGTTTGGCTGAAGTGCTTAAAGACTGTTTTGCGGCGGATAAAATGAATGTCGCGACGCTGGGCAATGTGGTCAGCCAGCTGCATATGCATGTCATCGTGCGCCGCCGTGATGATGTGGCTTGGCCTGCGTCTGTGTGGGGGCGTCATCCGTCGCAGGCGTATACGGTGGAGCAGCTGGCGGCACTGAAAGCGCGTTTGCGCCTGATTTTGACTGAGGATTTTTGTTTTGCTGAGGGCTGATTGGTGGAAGTAGAAGAGCAAGTCAACGACCTACAAAGCCGCCTGGCTTTCCAGGACGATACTATTCAAGCGCTTAATGACGCGCTGGTAGCGCAGCAGCGTCTAATAGAGCGTTTGCAGTTGCAGGTGGCTGCCTTGATCAAGCGCCAAGATGAGGTGGGGTCGCAATTTGGCTTGGCCGAGGACGAAGTACCGCCGCCGCATTATTGAAACGCTAGAATGCAAAAGGCCCGCGCTGTGCGGGCCTTTTGCGTTTATACGCTTAGCGCCTTGCAGGTAGTGCGGCGATTACGTCTTCGGCCTGTAGGCCTTTGTCGCGCTGCATGACAGCGAATTCGACCCGCTGACCCTCGACCAATACGCGGTGGCCTTCACCGCGAATGGCGCGAAAGTGCACGAAAATATCATCACCTGAGTCGCGGGAGATAAAGCCGAAGCCTTTCGAGGTGTTGAACCATTTCACCGTGCCCGTTTCGCGGTCGCCCAAGTCTTGCTGGCTTGAAGTATTGCGCGACTGCAAGCGCAGGTTGGTTGCGAGGTGTATGGCCACGGCTGCTGCAATGATGATCAGGCTAAACAGGCTGGCGGGTTGGTTGGCAATTTCGGCTAATGGAGCCAGCAGTATCAAGGCTTGCAGCAGGGTGCCAAGTACCAGTAGGGCGGAAACCAGATTTTGCGCTTGATGGCGCAGGCCGACGTGCCAAATCGGCAGTTGTGGGGCGAGTAACAGGTTCAGGAGGCCGAACAGCCCAAGGCATAGGGCGTCGGGGTGGGCTAAAAGTGACAGTGGGGTGTTGCTGAAGGCTGGAGCAAAAGAAAGCAGCAGGGCGATAACGCCCGTCAGGAGGTGGACAATTTTCAACATGTTCAATTAGCTCGCTTAATTTAAAGAGTCAACGGAGGGCTGGCTGCGCGTATTTGGCGTTGCAAGGGAGGATTCGAAGCGCGTGGTACCAGCCTGTGTGCCGAACCATGGGCGGTTCAGCGACACGGAGCGTATTTAACAGTAAAGAGGTGGGGTTCTCAATCAAGCGTGCAGTGCAGTTTGAGCGGCGCTGGGGTTTACCCGGTTGCGGCCATCGTTCTTGGCTTGATAAAGCGCATCGTCGGCGCGGGTAAGCAGGCTTTCCAGGGTGTCGTTAGGTACTGCCAGGGCATAGCCGAAAGAGGCGGTGATGCTGTCGAGTACTTCGTCCGTGCGGCGAACTTTGATGCGCAGAGATTCGATTTTGTGCCGCAATTGTTCGGCAAAGGCGTGGGCGGTTGTGCCGTCAAAGCAGTCGCGCAGGATGATGCAGAACTCTTCGCCGCCGTAGCGGGCTGCAATGGCGCGGGCGGGCAGGGTCTCGCGCAGTAACTGGCCGACATGCTGCAGTACGCGATCGCCCAAGGGGTGGCCGTACTGGTCGTTAAACTGCTTGAAGTGATCGATGTCCAGCATCACCAGGGCAATTCCGCCATGCTCTGTGCTCAAGGTCTGCTCAAGCAGGCGGCTGAAAGCGTTACGGTTGAAGACCTGTGTCAGGTTATCCAGTGTGGCGGCGATGTGCGCGCGTTCAAGTTGGCCGCGCAGGCTCTTGATCTCTTGTTGGGCGGCGTTTAGGCGATAAAGAAATTTGGTTTGCTGGTCCTGCATCAGCTGTGTGCTTTCTTGCAGTTCAGTTAAAACGCTGGGCAGGTCGTCAATGATCGGCTCTTGCAGTGCCGCCAGGCCGAGCTCCAGGCTGACTTGATAGTTGCTGCTGCCAGTGATGCTGCGTGACACATTGCCTTCGATATCGTCGACCAGTTCGATGACCTGCTGCTGACCGGCTCGTGCCTCTTCGAGTTCGCCGTGGATGATGTAGTCGCGAAAGAGCTTGGCTGCGGTTTCCGGTGGAAAGCTGTCAAAGTCTGCGACGGTCTTATCCAAGCGTCGATTGAGCTCGGGTTCAAGTCCTTTGCTGTAGGTGTACCAAAGGGCGTAGTGCACGGGGTTTGGTGGGATGTCATGGCGCATCATTAGCGGTACTGCTTTTTTCAGAAGAGCAGCCGCGTCGCGGGTTACTTCGGGATACAACTCTAGAATGCCGGGGGCTTTTCTGGGAGTGTTCATGCACGTCACTGTGTCAGGTTTCTAGTTGGTCGAAGCATAGAACAGCTGCTGCTCATTCGCCTAACAAAAGCCTGTGGATACAAGACCTTTCTGTAGTGCGCGCATCCAGAAAACCATAAACCTCGGCAAAGTAAACCGAGGTTTATGGTGTGGGTCGCACTTGAAAGCCTAATGGCTTAATTGGTCGGCAGCTAAGCGAGTATTGACGAAGATGCTGACCTTTGTGCGATGTGTCTAGGCGGCCAACAGGCTGCGCAGCATCCAGGCGGTTTTTTCATGAACCTGCATGCGTTGTGTCAGCAAGTCTGCGGTAGGTTCATCGCTGACTTTATCCAGCAACGGAAAAATTCCGCGGGCTGTGCGTACGACCGCTTCCTGGCCTTGAACCAGCAACTTGATCATCTCTTGTGCATCTGGCACGCCTTCTTCTTCTTTAATAGAGGAGAGGCGGGCGTAGGCCGCATAAGTGCCAGGTGCGGGGAAGCCGAGGGTGCGAATGCGTTCTGCGATATCGTCCACCGCCAGCGCCAGTTCGGTGTATTGACCTTCAAACATCAGGTGCAAGGTGTTGAACATCGGACCGGTGACGTTCCAGTGGAAGTTATGGGTTTTCAGATAAAGCGTGTAGGTGTCGGCGAGTAAGCGCGACAAGCCTTCGGCGATGGCGGCGCGATCCTGCTCGGCAATTCCAATGTTGATTTCCATACCATTTCTCCTCTCGGGTGGACGGGCTTTGGCTGCCCCTTTAATGAGCAAAGCCTAACATGACGGCTATTGAGCACTCGTGTGGTTTATATCAATTGGCATGTTGTTTGGGTGGTGTTGCTGGGCCTGAGGTTAATATTTTTTGGCTCGGTGAGTTCTGGGTAGGTGGCGCGCAGAGAGGGGCTGGTTTTGTACTTCAGCGGTGCGCCAGTTCTGGGTGCTGCTGCAGTGCTTGATTGAATAACTTGACCCAATGAGGGCTGAACTGAGTCCCGGCTAGGTTGTTGATTTCGAGAATGGCGCGCAGCAGAGGGCGTTTGTTCAGTGCTTGGTGGGCGCGTTCGTGGGTGCGTGCGTCGAAGGTGTCGACGATGTTGATAATCAGCGCCCCCGGACGGGTTGCGGTTTCCAGTAGACCTTTGGGGTAGCCACTGCCGTCAGCGCGCTCCTGGTGCTGTAGGACCATTTGCGCTGCTGCGTCCCAGTGCGGCATGCGCTTGAGTAAGTCGTGGCCGATGCGTGGGTGAGATTGCATCTGGCGGCGTTCTTCGTGAGTCAAGTTGGTCTTTTTGTGTAGCATTTCCAGTGGCAGGAAGGCCATGCCTACGTCGTGCAGGCAGATGGCTGCCGTCAGTTGCTCGGGGCGTTCTGGAGTGCCGCCCAGTCGGTTGATAGCCAAGGCCAGGTCGAGCTGGCGTAACCCGCGGCCTTGCCAGAAGTGTGAGCGGCGCTCGCTGGCTTGCATTAAATCGACAAAGAACAGCAGGTCAGCCTCCGGTTCGATGCCATGACGCCTAAGCAGTGCAGCTGCTGCAGGGTGCTCGGCGGTGTTGATGCTGGCTACTTGTGAACTGGGGTCGAGTTGTTGCAGCAGCGCGCTGCGAATGCTGGTTTGTTGTGCTGGTGGGGTGCGTGCAATATGGCTCAGCGCCTGGCTCAGCGCCTGGCTCTGGCTTGCACTGAGTCGTGCCTCGGGGCCGCCGAATGCGTGATGGATAAGCTCTTTGAGGTGGTCGAGAGTGAGCAGGAGGATATCGCCCAGCAGGCTGTCAAAGTCCAGCTGGCCTTCGCGCAAGCAAGACAGCACATCCTCCGTTGCCTGCGGGACGCTCATCAGCGTGCCCAGGCCGATGCAACCTAGGTTGCCTTTGAGCGTATGCACCAGGCGAAACAACTCACGCAGGCGCTCGTTATCATCTGGCGCGTGCTCAAGCTCAATCAGTAATTGCTCGCAGCGTTGGAATTGTTCGTTGGACTCCAGGCGGAAGTCGTCCAGCAAGTCACTGGATAATTGCGCCAGGTTTGGCCTGCTCATACGCTTCTCCACTAATCGATGGTCAGATAGCTGCATGCCTAGTATAGGGAGGGCTGACAATAGCGCGCGGGGCAGCGGCTGCAAGTGACGGCTTAACCATATATAATCCCGGCCTTTGCCGTGTTTTATGGGATTTGCAGGCGAGTGCGTATGCGCCAGCTGACATTTATGCCCCCCTGAAAAACAGCGCAATTGCGGAATCTGGCGAATGCGCCTGCCGGCCCACGAGCGTCGCAAGCACTGCGGCCCAACGAATTCAAGACTCAAGAGAAGCGACCACCACCATGATGCGCAGCCATTATTGCGGCCAACTGAACGAGAGCCTGGACGGCCAGGAAATCACCCTTTGCGGTTGGGTGCACCGCCGCCGTGACCATGGCGGGGTAATTTTCCTCGACATCCGTGACCGTGAAGGTCTGGCCCAGGTGGTATTCGACCCGGATCGCGCGGAAACTTTTGCTGCCGCCGATAAAGTGCGCAGCGAATATGTGGTGAAAATCACCGGCAAGGTGCGCCTGCGTCCAGCTGGTGCTGGCAATGCCAACATGGCGTCCGGCGCTATCGAAGTGCTGGGTTATGAGCTGGAAGTGTTGAACGAGGCGGAAACCCCGCCATTCCCGCTCAATGAGTACACCGACGTCGGTGAAGAAACCCGCCTGCGCTACCGCTTTATCGACCTGCGTCGCCCGGAAATGGCGGCCAAGTTGAAGCTGCGTTCGAGCATCACCAGCAGCATTCGTCGCTACTTGGATGACAACGGCTTCCTCGATGTGGAAACGCCGATCCTCACCCGCGCCACGCCAGAAGGCGCGCGTGACTATCTGGTGCCAAGCCGCACCCACGCCGGCAGCTTCTTCGCGCTGCCGCAGTCGCCGCAGCTGTTCAAGCAATTGCTGATGGTTGCCGGCTTTGACCGCTACTACCAGATCGCCAAGTGCTTCCGTGACGAAGACCTGCGCGCCGACCGTCAGCCTGAATTCACTCAGATCGACATCGAAACCAGCTTCCTCGATGAGGCTGACATCATGGCCATCACCGAGAAGATGATTCGCCAGCTGTTCAAAGAAGTGCTGGATGTTGAGTTTGGTGAGCTGCCGCACATGACCCTGGCTGAAGCCATGCGTCGTTATGGTTCGGACAAGCCGGACCTGCGCAACCCACTGGAGCTGGTCGACGTTGCCGACCAACTTAAGGATGTCGACTTCAAGGTGTTCGCCGGCCCAGCCAACGACCCGAAGTGCCGCGTGACCGCCTTGCGTGTTCCGGGCGGCGCGAGCATGCCGCGTAAGCAGATCGACGATTACACCAAGTTTGTCGGCATCTACGGTGCCAAGGGCTTGGCCTACATCAAGGTCAACGAGCGTGCCAACGGTGTTGATGGGCTGCAGTCGCCGATCGTCAAAAACATCCCGCTGGACAACATCAATGTGATCCTTGATCGCGTCGGTGCGGTTGATGGTGACATCGTGTTCTTCGGTGCAGACAAGGCCAAGATCGTTTCCGAAGCGTTGGGCGCACTGCGCATCAAGCTGGGTCACGACCTCAACTTGTTGACCTGTGAGTGGGCGCCGCTGTGGGTGGTCGACTTCCCGATGTTTGAAGAGAACGACGACGGCAGCCTTACCGCCATGCACCACCCATTCACCGCGCCGAGCTGCAGCCCGGAAGAGCTGGAAGCCAACCCGGCGGGCGCGCTGTCGCGTGCCTATGACATGGTACTGAATGGCACTGAGTTAGGCGGCGGTTCGATCCGTATCCACGACAAATCGATGCAGCAGACGGTGTTCCGCGTGCTGGGTATCAGCGAAGAAGAGCAGCAGGAGAAATTCGGCTTCCTCCTCGACGCCCTGAAGTTCGGTGCGCCGCCCCATGGTGGTCTGGCTTTCGGCCTGGATCGCCTGGTCATGCTGATGACCGGCGCACAGTCGATCCGCGAAGTGATTGCCTTCCCGAAAACCCAGAGCGCAGCCTGTGTCATGACCCAGGCGCCGGGCGAGGTGGATAACAAGTCGTTGCGTGAATTGCACATTCGTCTGCGTGAGCAGCCGAAAGCGGAATAAAGCGTAAGAAGAAGCCTGGTTTTCCAGGCTTCTTCTTTATGGCCGGGTGCAGAGCTGAGCGTGCTCAGCTGCTGCGCTCGACATTGAATCTGAAGCAACCGGAGTGAGTTATGGCTGGTCATTCCAAATGGGCCAATATCAAGCACCGCAAAGGGCGTCAGGACGCCAAGCGCGGCAAGATTTTCACCAAGATCATTCGTGAGCTGACTGTGGCGGCCAAGCATGGCGGCCCTGTTCCGGCAGACAACCCGCGTTTGCGTTTGGCGGTGGATAAAGCGCTGACCGCCAACATGTCGCGCGACGTGATTGATCGGGCGATTGCGCGTGGTGCCGGCAACAACGAGGCAGATAACGTTGTTGAGCTGAGCTATGAAGGTTACGCCGTGGGTGGGGTGGCGATTATCGTCGAGGCCATGACCGATAACCGTAACCGCACGGCTGCGGAAGTGCGCCATGCCTTTACCAAGTGTGGCGGCAACCTAGGCACCGATGGCTCGGTGGCCTATATGTTTGACCGCAAGGGGCAGTTGAGCTTTGCCTCGGGTGTCGACGAGGACGCGCTGATGGAGGCGGCGCTGGAAGCCGGCGCCGACGATGTGGAGATGGGTGAAGAAGGTTCGGCGCTGGTATCAACCAGCTTTGCTGATTTTCATGCCG includes:
- a CDS encoding GGDEF domain-containing protein yields the protein MNTPRKAPGILELYPEVTRDAAALLKKAVPLMMRHDIPPNPVHYALWYTYSKGLEPELNRRLDKTVADFDSFPPETAAKLFRDYIIHGELEEARAGQQQVIELVDDIEGNVSRSITGSSNYQVSLELGLAALQEPIIDDLPSVLTELQESTQLMQDQQTKFLYRLNAAQQEIKSLRGQLERAHIAATLDNLTQVFNRNAFSRLLEQTLSTEHGGIALVMLDIDHFKQFNDQYGHPLGDRVLQHVGQLLRETLPARAIAARYGGEEFCIILRDCFDGTTAHAFAEQLRHKIESLRIKVRRTDEVLDSITASFGYALAVPNDTLESLLTRADDALYQAKNDGRNRVNPSAAQTALHA
- a CDS encoding Dps family protein, which translates into the protein MEINIGIAEQDRAAIAEGLSRLLADTYTLYLKTHNFHWNVTGPMFNTLHLMFEGQYTELALAVDDIAERIRTLGFPAPGTYAAYARLSSIKEEEGVPDAQEMIKLLVQGQEAVVRTARGIFPLLDKVSDEPTADLLTQRMQVHEKTAWMLRSLLAA
- a CDS encoding SlyX family protein; this translates as MEVEEQVNDLQSRLAFQDDTIQALNDALVAQQRLIERLQLQVAALIKRQDEVGSQFGLAEDEVPPPHY
- the aspS gene encoding aspartate--tRNA ligase; translated protein: MMRSHYCGQLNESLDGQEITLCGWVHRRRDHGGVIFLDIRDREGLAQVVFDPDRAETFAAADKVRSEYVVKITGKVRLRPAGAGNANMASGAIEVLGYELEVLNEAETPPFPLNEYTDVGEETRLRYRFIDLRRPEMAAKLKLRSSITSSIRRYLDDNGFLDVETPILTRATPEGARDYLVPSRTHAGSFFALPQSPQLFKQLLMVAGFDRYYQIAKCFRDEDLRADRQPEFTQIDIETSFLDEADIMAITEKMIRQLFKEVLDVEFGELPHMTLAEAMRRYGSDKPDLRNPLELVDVADQLKDVDFKVFAGPANDPKCRVTALRVPGGASMPRKQIDDYTKFVGIYGAKGLAYIKVNERANGVDGLQSPIVKNIPLDNINVILDRVGAVDGDIVFFGADKAKIVSEALGALRIKLGHDLNLLTCEWAPLWVVDFPMFEENDDGSLTAMHHPFTAPSCSPEELEANPAGALSRAYDMVLNGTELGGGSIRIHDKSMQQTVFRVLGISEEEQQEKFGFLLDALKFGAPPHGGLAFGLDRLVMLMTGAQSIREVIAFPKTQSAACVMTQAPGEVDNKSLRELHIRLREQPKAE
- a CDS encoding cold-shock protein, encoding MGDRETGTVKWFNTSKGFGFISRDSGDDIFVHFRAIRGEGHRVLVEGQRVEFAVMQRDKGLQAEDVIAALPARR
- a CDS encoding YebC/PmpR family DNA-binding transcriptional regulator; the protein is MAGHSKWANIKHRKGRQDAKRGKIFTKIIRELTVAAKHGGPVPADNPRLRLAVDKALTANMSRDVIDRAIARGAGNNEADNVVELSYEGYAVGGVAIIVEAMTDNRNRTAAEVRHAFTKCGGNLGTDGSVAYMFDRKGQLSFASGVDEDALMEAALEAGADDVEMGEEGSALVSTSFADFHAVNEALSAAGFKPDDAEIAMIPSISSPITDLETAQKVIKLIDMLEDLDDVQEVYHNAEIPDEIMDQLG
- a CDS encoding OprD family porin, translating into MQVMKWSVIALAVAAGTTQMAVASSQSESKGFVEDSSFNIFNRALYHNRDFRNGAGNIGIDDDLTVDSDGDGKTNNDSDRYKNGYREEFGLGIRLLAESGFTQGTVGVGFDAHSLSSIKLDSGRGRYGSGQFAQTDSGRGDDTQTEVGGAIKFRVSDTVLKYGNQFVGSPVFSTDDSRILPEVATGTLLTSNEIEGLELTAGRFTAISSQTATGRDSNTQKGHTLKSANIVGASYSFTDNFSGAIHASDVEDFWKKKYVNLNYNLPLADDQGLNFDFNYYKSNDDGRKLAGALDNKLWSLAAAYSLGAHKFTLAHQRSSGDTGYNYGIDGNGTIWTANSVQYSDFIGKDERSWQARYDINMATYGIPGLSFMTRYITGDNIDVGSGVDAKEHELDIEAKYVIQEGAAKDLSFRIRNATYRANSSYDNDNNDFRLIVEYPLSVL
- a CDS encoding HD domain-containing phosphohydrolase, producing MSRPNLAQLSSDLLDDFRLESNEQFQRCEQLLIELEHAPDDNERLRELFRLVHTLKGNLGCIGLGTLMSVPQATEDVLSCLREGQLDFDSLLGDILLLTLDHLKELIHHAFGGPEARLSASQSQALSQALSHIARTPPAQQTSIRSALLQQLDPSSQVASINTAEHPAAAALLRRHGIEPEADLLFFVDLMQASERRSHFWQGRGLRQLDLALAINRLGGTPERPEQLTAAICLHDVGMAFLPLEMLHKKTNLTHEERRQMQSHPRIGHDLLKRMPHWDAAAQMVLQHQERADGSGYPKGLLETATRPGALIINIVDTFDARTHERAHQALNKRPLLRAILEINNLAGTQFSPHWVKLFNQALQQHPELAHR
- a CDS encoding HIT domain-containing protein, translated to MFVLDSRLQQDTVVLGDYPLCRLLLMNDAQYPWFILVPRREAVSELFQLDAADQLQLWQETNGLAEVLKDCFAADKMNVATLGNVVSQLHMHVIVRRRDDVAWPASVWGRHPSQAYTVEQLAALKARLRLILTEDFCFAEG